In one Diceros bicornis minor isolate mBicDic1 chromosome 2, mDicBic1.mat.cur, whole genome shotgun sequence genomic region, the following are encoded:
- the GMPPB gene encoding mannose-1-phosphate guanyltransferase beta, producing the protein MKALILVGGYGTRLRPLTLSIPKPLVDFCNKPILLHQVEALAAAGVDHVILAVSYMSQVLEKEMKAQEQRLGIRISMSHEEEPLGTAGPLALARDLLSETADPFFVLNSDVICDFPFQAMVQFHQHHGQEGSILVTKVEEPSKYGVVVCEADTGRIHRFVEKPQVFVSNKINAGMYILSPAVLRRIQLQPTSIEKEIFPVMAKEGQLYAMELQGFWMDIGQPKDFLTGMCLFLQSLRQKQPEQLCSGPGIVGNVLVDPSARIGQNCSIGPNVSLGPGVVVEDGVCIRRCTVLRDAHIHSHSWLESCIVGWRCRVGQWVRMENVTVLGEDVIVNDELYLNGASVLPHKSIGESVPEPRIIM; encoded by the exons ATGAAGGCACTGATCTTGGTGGGCGGCTATGGGACGCGCCTGCGGCCGCTGACACTAAGCATCCCGAAGCCACTGGTGGACTTCTGCAATAAACCCATCTTGCTGCACCAAGTGGAGGCGCTGGCCGCG GCCGGCGTGGACCACGTGATTCTGGCTGTGAGCTACATGTCTCAGGTGCTGGAGAAGGAAATGAAGGCTCAGGAGCAAAGG CTAGGAATCCGAATCTCCATGTCCCATGAAGAGGAGCCTTTGGGGACAG CTGGGCCCCTAGCACTAGCTCGTGACCTGCTCTCTGAAACTGCAGACCCTTTCTTCGTCCTCAATAGTGATGTGATCTGCGATTTCCCCTTCCAAGCCATGGTGCAGTTCCACCAGCACCATGGCCAGGAGGGCTCCATCCTG GTGACCAAAGTGGAGGAGCCCTCTAAGTACGGTGTGGTGGTATGTGAGGCTGACACAGGCCGTATTCACCGGTTCGTGGAGAAGCCGCAGGTGTTTGTGTCCAACAAGATCAACGCAGGCATGTACATCCTGAGCCCTGCAGTGCTGCGGCGCATCCAG CTGCAGCCTACGTCCATTGAGAAGGAGATCTTCCCCGTCATGGCCAAGGAGGGGCAGCTATATGCCATGGAGCTGCAGG GCTTCTGGATGGACATTGGGCAGCCCAAGGATTTCCTCACTGGCATGTGCCTCTTCCTACAGTCACTGCGACAGAAGCAGCCTGAGCAACTGTGCTCAGGCCCTGGCATTGTGGGCAACGTGCTGGTG GACCCAAGTGCCCGCATTGGCCAGAACTGCAGCATTGGCCCCAACGTGAGCCTGGGTCCTGGTGTGGTGGTGGAGGATGGTGTGTGTATCCGGCGGTGCACAGTGCTGCGAGACGCCCACATTCACTCCCACTCCTGGCTCGAGTCCTGCATTGTGGGCTGGCGCTGCCGCGTTGGCCAGTGG GTGCGCATGGAGAATGTGACAGTGCTGGGGGAGGACGTCATAGTTAATGACGAGCTCTACCTCAACGGGGCCAGCGTTCTGCCCCACAAGTCTATTGGCGAGTCGGTTCCGGAGCCTCGAATCATCATGTAA
- the IP6K1 gene encoding inositol hexakisphosphate kinase 1 isoform X2 — translation MEQDDTPEREQPRRKHSRRSLHRSGSGSDHKEEKASLSLETSESSQEAKSPKVELYSHSDVPFQMLDGNSGLSSEKISHNPWSLRCHKQQLSRMRSESKDRKLYKFLLLENVVHHFRYPCVLDLKMGTRQHGDDASAEKAARQMRKCEQSTSATLGVRVCGMQVYQLDTGHYLCRNKYYGRGLSIEGFRSALYQYLHNGLDLRCDLFEPILSKLRGLKAVLERQASYRFYSSSLLVIYDGKECRAESSLDRRSEMRLKHLDTGLPEVASLCGPSTSPEAGPSSPPKVDVRMIDFAHSTFKGFRDDPTVHDGPDRGYVFGLENLISIMEQMREENQ, via the exons ATGGAGCAGGATGATACACCAGAGCGGGAGCAACCTCGGCGCAAACACTCGCGCCGGAGCCTGCACCGGTCAGGCAGTGGCAGTGATCACAAGGAGGAGAAAGCCAGCTTGTCCCTCGAAACCTCTGAGAG CTCCCAGGAAGCAAAGAGTCCAAAGGTGGAGCTATACAGCCACTCGGATGTCCCTTTCCAGATGCTAGATGGCAACAGCGGTCTGAGTTCTGAGAAGATCAGCCACAACCCGTGGAGCCTGCGCTGTCACAAGCAGCAGCTGAGCCGCATGCGCTCCGAATCCAAGGACCGAAAGCTCTACA AGTTCCTCCTGCTTGAGAACGTGGTGCACCACTTCAGGTACCCCTGTGTGCTAGACCTGAAGATGGGCACCCGGCAGCATGGTGATGACGCTTCGGCTGAGAAGGCGGCCCGGCAGATGAGGAAGTGCGAGCAGAGTACGTCAGCTACACTGGGTGTCAGGGTCTGTGGCATGCAG GTGTACCAGCTGGACACAGGGCATTACCTCTGCAGGAACAAGTACTATGGCCGTGGGCTCTCCATTGAAGGCTTCCGCAGCGCCCTCTATCAGTACCTGCACAATGGCCTGGACCTGCGGTGTGACCTTTTTGAGCCCATCCTGAGCAAACTGAGGGGCCTGAAAGCTGTGCTAGAGCGGCAGGCCTCCTACCGCTTCTACTCCAGTTCCCTGCTTGTCATCTATGATGGCAAGGAGTGCCGGGCTGAGTCCTCCCTGGACCGCCGGTCTGAGATGCGTCTCAAGCACCTGGACACCGGGCTCCCTGAGGTGGCATCACTCTGTGGCCCTAGCACCAGCCCTGAGGCGGGCCCCTCCTCTCCACCCAAAGTGGATGTCCGCATGATCGACTTTGCACACAGCACGTTCAAGGGCTTCCGGGATGACCCCACCGTGCATGATGGGCCGGACCGAGGCTATGTGTTTGGCCTGGAGAACCTCATCAGCATCATGGAACAGATGCGGGAAGAGAACCAGTAG